The DNA window TTAATTTGCTCCTATTATTCAGTCACGATTTATATTTTGGTTATAGCGTCCAAGTTTATTTTGGAATCAATTTTGCatgttatgttatgttatattatatgttttttaaaagggaaaagatacgtcattcgttaaaagtttggcaCATTTATGCCATTGATGTTAAAAAGAAAAGGCCCATCCATAACCATTTTTTTAACTCtagttttgcaaaaccatttttataAACCCCAAACAAGTTTAACACTTCTCTAATGAAGTTTTTGGATCAAATATactctttttgtttcttcttctttaagaaCACTAAGAACACATGAAGAAATGAATAACTCTCAAATTTTCAACATCTTCAATTCTTCACGAAATCATCTCAAATTTCGGCTACatcattaatttctttttaaaaatacaaaaattctaaaattatttgtaGAGTTTAAAAAATTCACtcgtatttaaaaaaatattccatAAAAACGAAAATCAGtcctaaaattttaaaatttttctttgattCGTATTTTTGTAGTTGTTTTCGACATTAGATTTTTGTTCCCTAGTGTTTTTTTGACTCtatgttcaaaatttcaaataatttgaagTTGTGGAGAAATTCGTCCATTAAAGAATGTTGAcgttttgaaattttgaagaaatttcaaGTGGGTCTTGTTGAGTTAGGTTGAATTCGAGcttaaaaaatattgagttttggTATCAAGCTCAGAGGGAAACTACTCTTGAAATTTGAGGTAATTTCGTGAAAAATGGAAGAAGTTTAAAATTTGTGAATTGTTAATGTTCTTTATGTGTTGTTGGTGCTCTTTAAGGAAGATTTTGATCCAAAAACTCTAATTGAAAAGTGTTAAAAGTTGTTTGGGATgtaaaaaaatggttttgcatgAGTTAAAAAAATGGCATGGATGGGCCTTTTCTTTAACAGCAATTGCATAGatgaaccaaacttttaacgggTGACATAAATGAGCTTATTTTAAGAGTTTGATAACATATTTGAGCCTTTccctttttgaaataatattgtgttataacattttaaaaaaatatctgaaTCGCAGATAACGATAATGTTATAAAGAGACTTGATAATTCAAGACATTTATAAAAATTTGGATATAGCTAATTCTTAgccatatataattatataattatacttTGCCATATAAAGATAATTAGGAAAATGCAATATATAACTAGTCTAATACATGATCTgccaacttaattaattactagTCTAGTACATACATATCTACTTATGCAATTTTTCAATATTAGCTCACAAGAAGTTCAAATGAATAGAGGCAAAATGTTCATTAGTTTCCAACAATTATCATAATTCAAGCAGTAGATAtatttaagcaaaaaaaaaaaaagggattgaAGGCatttttgctaattattttgGCTATTTTTCTTGTGATAACATCAAAGGTTGCAGCTAGGGAGTTGGTTCAAAGATCCCTCACTTCCTTAGAAAAGGGTATGATTTTTCGTGGTATTTTATGTAAAAGTGTTACTGtttttaaagtcaaataatttactttttcctaaatattttgaatcaaTAACTAAGTTGATTGATAAtacttttcgtataatttttcaatataaataaattgtggAATCTAAACTCGAATTCTTTATATGACACAAGTTTAATTTCCATAATGACACAAGTTTGGGTGGGTCCGGCCTTTTAGTAACTTAgaaaatttttatttgtctaaatTCAATTCATCTAAAAGTTGTAAAGTCGATCCATGAAAGTATAATATACCCAAGTAATTGGGTGGGTGATCAATTGCCCACCCTTTTAGTAACTTATATCATCTTGATAGTTGATCCCCTGATTTAGTACATTTAAAAATTGGACTGATGTgtgatgaatatatatatatatatatatatatatatatataatccaaAATGATTCATGAAAAATCATTTGAGATATTATATAAAACCTAATAAAGAAGAATTTCTTTGATAGCTTTATTTGTTATTCGAAAAATTATAAGAATTGGAGAAAATTAACTTGCATATGTATGATTACTGGAGCAGGAGCAGCAAGTGAGGTAAATGAAGCCAAAAGTTTATTAATTCCAGGAATTTTAGGAGGAGGAGGAAACATACTTTCTCCATTTCTTGGAGGATTAATTCCAGGTATCGGAGGAGGATTACTCCCACAAACAGGAGGACTTCCCAGAATTGAAAGACTCCTTGgatctaaataattaattactgaaaaatatttatggcgtctacttatatatatatatatatatatatatatatatatatatatgttgtgtgTTTTAGTAGGTAATAAGTTCTATTATTGGAcatatgaataaatatatacCACCAAGCAGTGAAGTGGTAAATAATCATCCtgggtatatatgagtcactttgatataaaaaaatatgaataaatgtATGATAAATGGCCATTCATTTACTATGGATGGCTATCATCCCATGTTtctttgtattatatatataataataatatacaaaagTTTTATTGATGTCTTTACAAATCACATATTTTGATACAATGAGAAAGGGTTAAAAATGCTCGTAATGCattaaaaaatgacttgaaaTGCACTAGTTTCAGCTATTGGATcaaatttttcacttttatcaTCTAttgattcaaaaatatttttaatgtattagaAATGACTTTAAAATTTCCTTTTTCCGCATATTGGATCAATTTTATCCTTAACATATTAGAAGGGCGATTTAAactatgaaaataatattaggAACAAATTAGATCTAATGATGGAGGAAATATAATTCTGAGTCATTTCTAATACGCTAAGTAGCATTTTTGAACTAATAGATAGAATGATGGGCAAATTTAATTTAACGGGTGGAAGGAGATCTTGGCCCTTTTAATACCTTCACTAATTGAAGTAggaaaacaaattttataagtGATGTTGCAAGTTCATTATCGTCTCCTCACCCGCCCAACACCTCCAGCTAGATACGAACCCAAAATTTAAGGTGGATTCAAACCTTGGTCTCGCAGGTGGTACCTTTGGCTTGTACCAGCAACACAATTGCACAAAGCACTCCTACGCTCATCATGGGTGTACTGTTAATTACATTCTAGTTTTTATCAAtttcccaatatatatatatatatatatatatatatatgtgatttTTTCGAAGTTAACGAGTGTACCCCTAACTTTGCACGTGTGTCTGCCTCTGCCCCCAACCCCACCTGTTGACCATCCCCTTCCCCCGTTCTAAACCTCATTccccacttttttttttttggttaaatttaCTAGAATACATATAAATGctcttgaaataatttttttttttttactaactaactactaaaaaataagtaagaaatcaacttacgaaaaatattttccttactTATCAAACACATCATTAATCTAATTCTTgatagaaaaacaaaacttcATTCTTTCTTGACGAATATTCAGtcaacaaaggaaaaaaataagcaaattatgatgttaattcaattttatagaaaaatagatACTAGTCATACTACCCATGCTTCACACAGAGGGTCACaaataatttgtaatattttcatGTGATTGAAGAAAAACAGGTTATATATtcgttttttttatttatttataggaaTTTTTCTTATACATTCAACTTTCCAAAGAATAAACATTTACTAAAATGTTTCAGAATTATTGGTGTCCGGCCCCAAAAAGAAATTATTCGTGTTGACATTAGTTGCTTACCTAAAATCTACATAATAATTTCTTATCACATTATTTGAcctcatttctattttttaaagtctaactaattaataattcttttctaaCCAACAAATTTcctaaaactttttaaaatatatagtttagATATATGATGGGTATGCCCtcttttataagtttttttttgttgagcTATTGTGGAGTGtgacaaaagaaaaacatgaaGTGGGCTTAAACTTGGAAGTCCATTTGGATCTAATTGGGCTTGTAAGGGCAACCACGGTGTTCAATAATAAATTGTCGTGGCGAAGGTTAGATCTCATAAAATCAGCGAAGTTAAGATTTCGTATGTGTTATATCTTTTCGATCGAGCGAGAACTTATAAGGGACTTTATTGCCCTTTGAGAAAAgtccaaaaaaaaagagcaatgatgaaaaataagaagGGCCCAACCGGGTTCGAACCGGTGACCTCTTGATCTGCAGTCAAATGCTCTACCACTGAGCTATGGACCCATTTGTTTAAGCAGCTGATATATTCTATTTTGTTGAAATAATAAAGAGTGAACTCTCTTTTGGTCACAGAAAGTAAAAACAAGTAGTTCCATTGCAACTATTTTAAACAGTGATAACTCTGTATTTTGTTGGAATAATAAAGAGTGACTTCCATAAAATTGGACAATCAGAGCTCCCAAGTTATATTGATTTATACAAGTATATTTTGTACAAGACAAACAAGCACGTTGTAATTTCATGAGCTAAATTACTGAGTATGATCACAAGTCTAAAAATTGAGTCAGCACTATTGCACTCGCCAAAGCAACAAACCATTGGGAACTCCAAAACCCGCCTCGTAGTACAAAGTCCtgcattgaaaaaaaaagaataatattaaaaaCCACAAAAACTATCTTTAGAAATCACGATAGATAATTTGAGACAAAAAACATACCTTTGATGCTGAAGAAGGCACAAGTCCTCTAAATCCAATTTTATAAGCTATACTTCCATCAGCTTTAAACAATCCAAAATTCCTCTCTGAAGTTGGGCCAGGTTTCTGATTTTCATTAAACAAAGCAAATATATAAGCCCTCATCACCATTTTAGGCCTATGTGGTGTCCCTTTTTTCTTCAACAACAATTTatgcaaattattattataagttcTTGCATTTTTCACATTTGCACCAGCTTCATTTTCATCCCCTTGTGATGCCCATCCTGTTTCTGAACAAATTACTGGCATTTTCTCGAACCCTGCCTTCTCCAACGCGAAATATGCAGCATCAATCATTGCCTCAAACATGTTATCGTAATGCAACTTGGTTTTTGCATCATATATACCACTCGATTTCTCGAATAATGCATAGTTAAGATCAATGTGACTAGGGTCACTCTTGTAGGCCAAAAAAGGATATGCATTTATGTAAAAAGGTGAACCAATTTGTTTCGAAAAATTTAATAATGGTAACATGTATGGTAGTATACTTTCTTTAAATACACCAGCTGATGGAGGATATGTGTTCTCAAAAACAGCTTCTGAATGTGGACTTGACACTTCTATTTTGTGTGATAAGTCCAATTTGTCAAGTGCATTATACACATTTTTAACAGCAGGGACTAAAACTTCCCATAGTTCAGTATCTCCTCCTCCAAGAATTTCGTTACCAACTGCTATGCCACGAATTAAGGTACCGGGGAGGTAAGGTTGTACGTTTATTTTCACCCATTCAATAGCGCGATCTTCATTCACACTTATGTCTTTGAGGAATTCATTGCCAAGTCCTATGATGATTTGAATTTCAGAATCTTTAAAAGCTGTTAGAACACTATGATCCGCGTCATAGATTCTAacattctttattttgttcGCCCTGAGAAGCGTTACAACGCTTTCTGGGGCTGGGATGTTGTCTGCTAACCTTCCATAATTTATCCCATATGTACCTGTGAATGCATCTGCCACCAAAACTTTgtacaagaaataacaaaagtaGTATTAGTAcatggtaaaaaaatatttgtttctcATCTAAGCAAAAGAAGATTGAAATAGAAAGCGATAAAAACAACTATGTCTCAATCCCGAGCAAGTTGGGATTGGCTAGCTATATGAATTCTCACTATTCATGTCGCTCCATTCAATATACGTTTACACAATTAGGTTTGAACTCTATTAGGCTTATAAGAGGTGAGTTAGGGCAAGTTGAAGCTAGCTAGGCGCCAACTTAGCATCACTTGGCGTGCATATGTTGTAGAATGCATTTTACAACATCAACTCAATTGATGCTAAATTGGCCCCTATTGAACCTTATCAATGTTTTTCAGGACATAGATAAGGGCATCACATTGCACTAAGTTTTCTCTATACGAGGAGTCTGAGAAGGGTCGGACCACAAGGATCTATTGTTCACAGTCTTACCTTGCATTTCTGCAAGAGACTGTTTCCACATCTCTTACTCATGACCTTACAGTCACATGACAACAACTTTATCAGTTGTATCAAGACTCCTTTGAGGATACAGATAGTATAGTTTGagatcataataataaaaacctAAAAGAGCAGCAAAGCAGGGAGATAAATACCATTAAAGAGAAGAATGAGACAGAGGAATAAAGACAAGTAGGAAGTCATTTTTTTGTTAGTAGTATAAAATGTATTCCAATTAGTAATATATGTAACAAAGATGGCAGCCAATAGTGGTAACTTGGGATACAATGCTTCTTCATTAGGCAAATATGGCATAGTTGATAATCCAAAACAATTAAGATTCCAAACTTTAGTCCATAATGAAAGGCAGGGGAATTAAATTTATGGTTTCTGTAAGAGGAAAACGTTTAGTTCTAATGTTGTTTTAGAATTTATTCCAACCTTTTCAAAACAGTCATTACTTTCTTCCCTC is part of the Solanum stenotomum isolate F172 chromosome 8, ASM1918654v1, whole genome shotgun sequence genome and encodes:
- the LOC125873362 gene encoding glucan endo-1,3-beta-glucosidase 14-like; this translates as MTSYLSLFLCLILLFNVLVADAFTGTYGINYGRLADNIPAPESVVTLLRANKIKNVRIYDADHSVLTAFKDSEIQIIIGLGNEFLKDISVNEDRAIEWVKINVQPYLPGTLIRGIAVGNEILGGGDTELWEVLVPAVKNVYNALDKLDLSHKIEVSSPHSEAVFENTYPPSAGVFKESILPYMLPLLNFSKQIGSPFYINAYPFLAYKSDPSHIDLNYALFEKSSGIYDAKTKLHYDNMFEAMIDAAYFALEKAGFEKMPVICSETGWASQGDENEAGANVKNARTYNNNLHKLLLKKKGTPHRPKMVMRAYIFALFNENQKPGPTSERNFGLFKADGSIAYKIGFRGLVPSSASKDFVLRGGFWSSQWFVALASAIVLTQFLDL